The following proteins are encoded in a genomic region of Nicotiana sylvestris chromosome 4, ASM39365v2, whole genome shotgun sequence:
- the LOC138889401 gene encoding uncharacterized protein has product MPREFLVSSVGVSMPVGDTIIVDRVYRSCVVTIGGLETRVDLLLLSMVDFDEILGMDWLSPCHAILDYHAKTITLAIPGLPQIKWRGSLDYVPSRVISFLKAQRMVKKGCLSYLAFVRDISAEIPTIDSVLVVQDILDVFPADLPSMSPDRDIDFGIDFVLGTQPISIPLYRMAPMELKELK; this is encoded by the coding sequence ATGCCTCGCGAGTTTCTAGTTTCATCTGTTGGTGTATCTAtgccggtgggcgatactattattgtggaccgtgtatacaggtcgtgtgtagtgactattgggggattagagactagagttgatctgttGCTTCTtagtatggttgactttgatgagatattgggcatggattggttgtctccgtgtcatgctattctggactatcacgCTAAGACGAtaacattggctataccggggtTGCCACAAATTAAGTGGCGAGGTTCATTggactatgttcccagtagagtaatTTCCTTCTTAAAGGCTCAGCGGATGGTtaagaagggttgtctttcttatttggcctttgtgagggatatcaGTGCAGAGATtcctactattgattcagttcTGGTTGTGCAAGATAttctggatgtgtttcctgcagacttgccGAGTATGTcgccagacagggatattgacttcggcATTGATTTTGTAttaggcactcagcctatttctattccactgtatcgtatggcaccgatggagttaaaggaattgaagtag